The following nucleotide sequence is from Candidatus Hydrogenedens sp..
TTGCCCTTAATAATCTCTGAAGGTCCCTTTTTTACCTCATATTCAAATACTGGCATGCATACCCTCCATTATTTCAGCATCCGCTGTAACACGAAGTACCTCTTCTATAGTAGTTAAACCCTCGCATATCCTTTGCCAGCCAGAAGCACGTAATGTTTTCATCCCTTCACTTATAGCCTGCTTTTTAATTGCCACAGATGTTGCCCTTTGAACAGTCATCTCTTTAATTGTTGGGGTGAAAGGCATAATCTCACAAATAGCCATTCTTCCACGGTATCCCGTATATCTACAATGTTCACAGCCTTTCCCTTTATAAAACACTCGATTCTGTTCATCCCTTTTCACACCAAACTCCGCCTCTAAAAGATATGCATCAGGTGTATCTTCTATTTTGCATTCAACACATATTTTACGTACAAGTCGTTGAGCCATTGATGCTATCATCGTACTTGAAATTAAAAAGGGTTCTATACCCATATCAATAAGTCGCGTAACCGCACCAGGAGCATCGTTCGTATGAAGTGTACTTAAAACGAGGTGCCCTGTTAGACTTGAACGTATAGCCATTTCTGCTGTTTCATAATCACGAATCTCACCTACTAACATAATATCAGGGTCATGACGTAACATCGAACGGAGTCCAGTAGCAAAATCAAAACCGATTCGTGGGTGCACCTGCATCTGCGTAATACCAGGCATTTGGTATTCAATCGGGTCTTCAATAGTTATGATTTTACGGTCTGTCTTATTTAATTTATCCAGAGCAGCATAAAGAGTTGTTGTTTTTCCACTACCTGTTGGACCTGTAACCAAAATAATGCCGTATGGTTTTGTGATAAAAGAATTAAATAATTTTATATCATCAGAAGAAAATCCCAATTTGTCCAATGATAAAAACATCGAAGTCCGTGATAGTATTCGTATATTGATAGTCTCACCATGTGGAGTAGGTAATATAGATACACGAAGGTCATATTTCCCATCTCCTAAATTAGCAAGTATTTTCCCATCTTGAGGCAACCTTTTTTCGGCAATATTAAGATTTGCCATGATTTTTATTCGTGAGACAATTGAAGAGTGGAAATTGCGAATTGAAGGAGGAACTGGAACTGGATGTAAGATACCATCTATACGAAATCGAACACGAAGATAATCGTCAAATGGTTCTATATGAATATCTGTTGCCTCTGCACGAATGGCCTCTGCAATTAACTCATTTACGAATTTAATAATCGAAGCATCAATTGTCTCATCACCTAAATTTGCACTTACGGATACCGCCTCTAAACTAACCTCTTCAACCTGATGCTCTTCACTAACCAGAATCCGTTCAACTGTATCTGCACCAACTCCATAATAATCTTTAATTGCTTTTTGTATTTCTTTCGGCGTCGTAACAACTGGCTCTATTTTCCGCTTTAATACGAGCCGTATATCATCAAGCAAACTTGCATTTAACGGGTCTGATATTGCAATCACCAACGTGTTATTCTTTTCTTTGATAGGTATAAATTCATAATGTGTAGCAAAACGTGCAGGAATTGATTTTATTAAATCTTTAGGTATTTCTATTTTCGAAACAATAACAAAATTTAATCCACAATAATTTGCAAGAACAGTATATATATTTTCTTCTGAGACAAATCCCTTTTGGATTAGAATCTGACTAATAGAAATACCTTTTTCATTTGCCTCTTCACGAACTTTTTTTGCCTGTTCTTCCGTAATAATACCTTCTTTTACGAAAAACTTTTCAAAGCCTTTAGGCTCTATCATAAATAATTTTATCCTTTATATGAATATCCAAAAAATATAGATATATTATAAACAAATGACAATATAAGATTGCATTGGTGGGCTATTCAGAATAGGATACTAATTGGGTTAGTGCATCGTATGCAAGATTATGAAGAGGTCTGGATTCAGAATGGGCTACAGATTGAAAATAGGTTTTTGCCTTCTCCACATCTCTCATCTGATTCCAGTAAATATTCCCTATGGCATAATTTAATTGTGCTACTGCAGATGGTTCTGTTAAATATCCTCGAAGATTCTCAAGTGCTCGAATTTGCTTTTCTGGTGTCTGATTTGTAGGCTCAATAACACAATCTATCATGGATGCTATTGCTAAATTGGCAACCATAGTTCCTGGATATTTGGATACAATCATTTCTAATTCACGAATAGGATTTTCCTTGTTAGAAAGCGCTGAGTTCAATGCATACAGAGGTTTAAAGTTTTCATTCTTCGTCTCTTCTAATAAATTATAACGATAAATTGCTTCTTGCGATGAGGAAAAGATACGAGGATAATTTTGCCGTAACTGAGAGTAAAGACGATGTGCTTCATCATAACGTTCAGAAGAAGTATATTCAAGGTCTGCCAACATGAGAAGTGCTTGTCCAGCAATTGTTTCACCTGGATGTGATTTGATAATCTCCTTCAATTTCTCTTTTTGATTTTCTAATGGACCCTCATAACTCATATTTTTTGCATTCTCATTTCCAATATGCAATGCAACATTGTTGTTTCTTATATTTGAAATTTCATAAAGAAAATACGAACCAAGCACAACTGTTGCCATAACTATTATTACTGCCATACCCAACGCTAAACTTCTTGCTGGACGAAATGTAATAAGAACATTACTCTTTGAATCAGTAACTTTGCTCATCACTTGTGGCAAAAGATTTATATTATTTACATCAATTTCACCATACAATACCTCTTGGATTTGCATTATTTGGTTTGCAAAACCGATCATTTGGTGATACTGTTCTTTACATCTCTGACATTTACCAATGTGCGTTTGAAGTTTCTTTTTCTCTACATCATCAATCTCTTCATAACAAGCAGTAATAATTAACTTTTCGTAATAACTGCATGAATGAAAAAGGCAGTAAAACCATGAAGATAAATCTTTAATCATAAGTCAATATTCCCTAATTCTTTACGAAGTTTTTGCAATGCTCTAAAAAGATGAACTTTTACACTACCGACGGTGCATCCTAAATGCTCCGCTATTTCATTCAATGAATATCCTTGATAATGCCTTAACATAAATACAGTTTGTTGAGTTTTTGATAATCGGGTTAGTGCCATACGAATTCGCTCATCAATTTCTTTGGCACGTGCTAAATCTAAAGGACTTTCAGGAGAAGGTATATGCCTAATTTCATCTTCGCTAACTCTGGCAATATTTTCATTCAGACTTTCATGGTCTGTTCTTTTTCTCTTCCGCAAATAATCTATCGAGCGATTTACTGCTAACCTTAACAACCACGGGAGAAATGTGCCTCGTGGTTCCCATTGATTTATCTTTTCGTATGCTTTTAATAAGACCTCTTGCGTCACATCTAAAGCGTCCTCTCGGTTACCAGTTACTCGATATGCAGTTGCATAAACTTTTCCTTGATACCTACGA
It contains:
- a CDS encoding GspE/PulE family protein — protein: MIEPKGFEKFFVKEGIITEEQAKKVREEANEKGISISQILIQKGFVSEENIYTVLANYCGLNFVIVSKIEIPKDLIKSIPARFATHYEFIPIKEKNNTLVIAISDPLNASLLDDIRLVLKRKIEPVVTTPKEIQKAIKDYYGVGADTVERILVSEEHQVEEVSLEAVSVSANLGDETIDASIIKFVNELIAEAIRAEATDIHIEPFDDYLRVRFRIDGILHPVPVPPSIRNFHSSIVSRIKIMANLNIAEKRLPQDGKILANLGDGKYDLRVSILPTPHGETINIRILSRTSMFLSLDKLGFSSDDIKLFNSFITKPYGIILVTGPTGSGKTTTLYAALDKLNKTDRKIITIEDPIEYQMPGITQMQVHPRIGFDFATGLRSMLRHDPDIMLVGEIRDYETAEMAIRSSLTGHLVLSTLHTNDAPGAVTRLIDMGIEPFLISSTMIASMAQRLVRKICVECKIEDTPDAYLLEAEFGVKRDEQNRVFYKGKGCEHCRYTGYRGRMAICEIMPFTPTIKEMTVQRATSVAIKKQAISEGMKTLRASGWQRICEGLTTIEEVLRVTADAEIMEGMHASI
- a CDS encoding RNA polymerase sigma factor; translation: MKSKENNINFNNCSDEDLAILWKEGNLQAFEEIVRRYQGKVYATAYRVTGNREDALDVTQEVLLKAYEKINQWEPRGTFLPWLLRLAVNRSIDYLRKRKRTDHESLNENIARVSEDEIRHIPSPESPLDLARAKEIDERIRMALTRLSKTQQTVFMLRHYQGYSLNEIAEHLGCTVGSVKVHLFRALQKLRKELGNIDL